One genomic region from Syngnathus typhle isolate RoL2023-S1 ecotype Sweden linkage group LG17, RoL_Styp_1.0, whole genome shotgun sequence encodes:
- the ppl gene encoding periplakin has translation MKKSKSKSSIVTPVKQTSVTSTELTTLIEKLQRNADKVEKNIYDVEQNLNKDVSKINEGKQPLYQEDTNKRLLNSLELLVGLDDDAVNAKRLRHPQAEMIEQDMRQLRERVNKLRDDHERIYQLLRTEGVPTINWGNMMDEKLDMLSNKGFGQDLPSVENDVEEHNIFHSEVEALAPHISAGGDKEYVSGLQMKYNKLLALSSDRQRHLLSLRDYMQRCTNELYWMDQQADERINYDWSDANLDYPARQRQYENFISKCLESKEGTITKLNEDGEKLIASKHPGANVIEAHTEAVHADWKEYLNLLICEENHLKHMDEYHKFHKEARDTQDLLKRLDTEVKQKYNPEFKDVYQMEALIRELDDQSKAMDHFDERVKALQKRGQQVLPLKYRRENSQKLLPVESLCDFDTDEGQIVRGNRYTLLRNNGPKWDVKDAAGQKLSAPAICFIIPPTDPDAVSLVDNLAGQQNSLKHKLGDSKAALLKRFDELKKSSGGADKQEQQCRQMMAGLDKVARDLDTQERALQSRMRPPLDLKKPLQDSSDRLQDLRDIDIAVHRIEPEKTSKVQEAKNFLVSNSKCPSAPYLHSKSDDVNKKYNDLEQLLQLSQEKMKNSNQLESSLQNGKAVLSSYENRLAREEVAPPDLSSLEKTQRELADIASDLRSKRAVVNETEQNLRLAKSSADQMAIKFQEHCPDIERQEADVQKLNKRFNILNNQVDIRSQCLQRAKMSNNNYRNDYNNMNSWLARIPNYEPSETDDLKQLDVKLKNQRNLLSDIARKESDMNNLSKNSRLYQQAIKDYETETGKFRSILDLDDGLVPQTYKRSRMESPSLIVKAEEGAVEAKYTEVNSVNKQRLRNLEFAHSLLSQQPDIPLIQSTNVQSVNAAAGGELWRIKKQLQDEIQRREQLEKEIEIIQTDIYVLEGQKPQDTIVKKELIKKVPDPQLDEEVYKVQQKLSEERRITHVLENDFEVLKLKLRGVETEVKEGAQQYMVKEVLRIERDRGQEEEMRQLREELEELRRQKLLKDNEIIQIKKQVTILAEEKNKEQEVIKEEEVIKVQNDPQLETEYRLLLSRRQKETDGRKQLEDELKFLQEKLRRLEKEKAMAEEKISIKEVLKVEKDVVLEREVENLRRQYEDEKAKRRSSQREKTDLQRKIASLEEEKSKVVIQEKMREIVRPDPKAENEVANLRLELVEQQRRYKDAEMQFRSLQDELTMLKNRGPLVEVKEIIKEVIKYKTDPQTERELERLRNEIVDKTHQTEKSEMEIRQLNDEIQRWKEMKPQVQTKEVVNEVLQYREDPKTKEEVEILKRRLAEEQSKRLELERERSSQEEKIRLRKIDLSQVREKFVQQEVVKMEEDPMLRSECETFSQNINNEQRQKDTLKAELYQLQRLKADLEMQLEELERERRARRDAELEIQRLRVRLTELEMRDKENREKVTVKQKVVLQQDPQQEKEHSILKLQLDEERHKRVLLEKELNALIQQQVTLEKMDVKERIVRTEKVQVEKDPEAEHEIENLKRTLEEEKRRKRDLDQELLTVTSRMTEIEFSNTKSSKELDYVRDESSRLLQENQRLQNEIRKLRSEIEITSKETQRITESSPRDDGKNLELRLDSLQRELAELRGVTMKKDEEIERLQKSLSAVRMKREQRESHLRRSIVVIDPDTGKEMRPEEAFKLGLIDWKMFVNLQSQECDWEEITVKGPKGESSVLHDRKSGKKFSIDDALSLGHITNHQLQQYMNKQLTIQEFGVLVSGKNK, from the exons ATgaagaaaagcaaaagcaaaagctcgaTCGTTACACCCGTCAAGCAAAC GAGCGTTACCTCGACAGAATTGACGACTCTGATCGAGAAGCTGCAGAGGAATGCTGATAAAGTGGAGAAGAACATCTATGATGTGGAGCAGAACCTCAACAAG GATGTCAGTAAGATCAATGAGGGCAAGCAGCCACTGTATCAGGAGGATACCAACAAGCGACTCCTCAATTCTCTGGAGCTGCTCGTCGGCCTGGATGATGATGCTGTCAATGCCAAGCGCCTTCGGCATCCTCAGGCAGAGATGATAGAACAAGA CATGAGGCAGCTGCGGGAGAGAGTGAACAAGCTGAGAGATGACCACGAGCGTATCTACCAACTCCTGCGCACGGAGGGAGTGCCCACCATCAACTGGGGCAACATGATGGATGAGAAACTG GACATGCTGAGCAACAAGGGCTTTGGCCAGGACCTACCATCTGTGGAGAATGACGTGGAGGAACACAACATCTTTCATAGTGAGGTGGAAGCTTTGGCTCCTCACATTTCTGCTGGTGGTGACAAG GAATATGTCAGTGGCCTCCAGATGAAGTACAACAAATTGCTG GCCCTTTCCAGTGATCGCCAGCGCCACCTACTGAGCCTCCGTGACTACATGCAACGCTGCACCAACGAGCTTTACTGGATGGACCAGCAGGCTGATGAGAGAATCAACTATGACTGGAGTGACGCCAACCTCGACTATCCTGCCCGCCAGAGACAGTATGAG AACTTCATCAGCAAATGTCTGGAGTCCAAGGAGGGGACAATCACCAAGCTCAATGAAGATGGAGAAAAGTTGATTGCATCAAAGCATCCAGGGGCAAATGTTATTGAG GCTCATACAGAGGCTGTGCATGCTGACTGGAAGGAGTACCTCAATCTGCTCATCTGTGAGGAAAATCACCTGAAACACATGGATGAGTATCACAAG TTTCACAAGGAGGCACGTGACACCCAGGACCTGTTAAAGCGACTGGACACGGAGGTCAAACAAAAATACAACCCTGAGTTCAAGGATGTGTACCAGATGGAAGCTCTGATCAGAGAGCTGGAT GACCAATCCAAAGCCATGGACCATTTTGATGAACGAGTCAAGGCTCTTCAGAAACGTGGCCAGCAAGTTTTGCCTCTGAAGTACAGACGGGAGAATTCGCAGAAGCTTCTCCCCGTTGAATCTCTATGCGATTTCGACACGGATGAG GGGCAAATTGTGCGTGGAAACCGATACACTCTACTTCGCAACAATGGACCCAAGTGGGACGTGAAAGACGCAGCTGGACAAAAATTGTCTGCTCCAGCCATCTGTTTCATTATTCCCCCCACAGATCCCGACGCTGTATCCCTCGTTGACAA CTTGGCTGGACAGCAGAATTCTCTCAAGCACAAACTGGGAGACAGCAAGGCAGCACTGCTGAAGCGCTTTGATGAGCTGAAAAAATCCAGTGGCGGTGCAG ACAAACAGGAGCAACAGTGTCGCCAAATGATGGCTGGGCTAGATAAAGTGGCCCGAGACCTGGACACACAAGAGAGAGCTCTTCAATCTCGAATGCGCCCACCGCTGGATCTGAAGAAGCCGCTTCAGGATAGCAGTGACCGCCTGCAGGATTTGAGG GATATTGACATTGCAGTTCATAGAATCGAACCAGAAAAGACCTCCAAAGTGCAAGAAGCAAAGAACTTTTTGGTCTCAAACTCAAAATGTCCCAGCGCTCCTTACCTTCACAGTAAATCGGATGATGTCAACAAGAAGTACAACGACTTAGAGCAGCTTCTTCAGTTGTCTCAGGAAAA AATGAAGAATTCTAACCAGCTGGAGTCTTCACTTCAAAATGGAAAGGCTGTACTGTCCAGTTACGAGAACAGGTTGGCCAGGGAGGAGGTGGCTCCTCCCGATTTGTCGTCATTGGAGAAAACCCAGCGCGAGCTTGCC gaTATTGCCTCAGATCTAAGATCCAAGAGAGCGGTGGTCAATGAGACTGAGCAGAACCTGCGTTTGGCCAAAAGCAGCGCTGACCAAATGGCCATAAAATTCCAAGAGCATTGCCCTGACATTGAGAGACAGGAAGCTGATGTCCAGAAGCTAAACAAGCGCTTCAACATCCTGAACAATCAGGTCGACATCAG GTCTCAATGTTTGCAGAGGGCTAAGATGTCCAACAATAATTATCGCAACGATTATAACAACATGAACAGCTGGCTTGCTCGTATTCCAAACTACGAGCCGTCTGAAACCGATGACTTAAAGCAACTGGACGTCAAACTGAAGAATCAGAGG AATTTGCTCTCAGATATCGCAAGGAAAGAATCCGACATGAACAATCTTTCCAAAAATAGCCGACTTTACCAGCAAGCTATCAAA GACTATGAGACAGAAACTGGGAAGTTCAGATCCATACTCGACCTCGATGATGGACTTGTACCTCAGACATACAAGCGGAGCCGAATGGAATCTCCTTCACTGATAGTCAAAGCAGAG GAAGGTGCTGTTGAGGCCAAATATACTGAGGTCAACTCTGTGAACAAGCAAAGACTCCGTAACCTGGAGTTCGCCCATAGCCTTCTCAGCCAG CAACCAGATATCCCGCTGATCCAGTCTACAAATGTCCAATCAGTTAATGCCGCTGCCGGAGGGGAGCTTTGGAGAATTAAGAAGCAGTTGCAAGATGAGATCCAGAGGAGAGAGCAGTTAGAGAAAGAAATTGAGATAATCCAGACTGACATATATGTCTTGGAAGGACAGAAGCCTCAGGATACTATCGTCAAGAAGGAGCTAATCAAAAAAGTTCCTGATCCTCAGCTAGATGAGGAAGTGTATAAGGTTCAGCAGAAGCTTTCAGAGGAACGTCGGATTACACATGTTCTGGAGAATGATTTTGAGGTCCTAAAATTGAAGCTGCGTGGTGTTGAGACCGAGGTCAAGGAAGGAGCACAGCAATACATGGTGAAAGAGGTTCTCAGGATCGAAAGAGATCGTGGTCAGGAAGAGGAGATGCGCCAGCTTCGGGAAGAGTTGGAAGAGCTCAGAAGGCAGAAGTTGCTCAAAGACAATGAGATTATTCAGATCAAAAAGCAGGTGACCATCCTGGCCGAAGAAAAGAATAAGGAGCAAGAAGTTATTAAAGAAGAAGAAGTAATAAAAGTTCAAAATGACCCCCAACTTGAAACCGAATACAGACTTCTCTTGAGCAGGAGACAAAAAGAAACTGACGGAAGGAAGCAATTGGAGGATGAATTGAAATTTCTTCAGGAGAAACTCCGTCGGCTGGAGAAAGAGAAAGCAATGGCTGAGGAGAAGATTTCCATTAAGGAGGTCCTTAAAGTAGAGAAGGACGTTGTCCTCGAAAGGGAGGTGGAAAACCTTAGGAGGCAGTATGAAGATGAGAAGGCCAAGCGGAGATCATCCCAGCGAGAAAAAACGGACCTTCAAAGAAAGATTGCTAGTCTGGAGGAGGAGAAGTCAAAGGTTGTGATCCAAGAGAAGATGCGGGAAATTGTCCGTCCTGACCCCAAGGCCGAGAACGAGGTAGCCAATCTCAGACTTGAACTTGTCGAGCAACAGAGGCGCTATAAAGATGCAGAGATGCAGTTTAGATCTTTGCAGGATGAGCTGACCATGCTTAAGAACAGGGGACCTCTAGTGGAGGTCAAGGAGATCATCAAAGAGGTCATCAAGTACAAGACCGATCCACAGACTGAAAGAGAACTTGAGAGACTTCGGAATGAAATTGTCGACAAAACTCACCAGACTGAGAAATCTGAGATGGAGATCCGCCAACTTAATGATGAAATTCAACGATGGAAAGAAATGAAACCTCAAGTGCAGACTAAAGAGGTTGTCAATGAAGTGCTGCAGTACAGAGAGGACCCAAAAACTAAGGAAgaagttgaaatccttaaaagaAGACTGGCTGAAGAACAGTCGAAACGTCTCGAACTTGAGAGAGAAAGGTCATCCCAAGAGGAAAAGATCAGACTAAGGAAAATAGATCTTTCTCAGGTGCGTGAGAAGTTTGTTCAGCAGGAAGTGGTCAAGATGGAAGAGGACCCTATGCTCCGTTCAGAGTGTGAAACCTTCTCACAAAACATTAACAATGAGCAGAGACAGAAGGATACTCTGAAAGCCGAGCTCTATCAACTGCAGAGACTGAAGGCCGACTTGGAAATGCAGTTGGAGGAACTTGAGCGCGAGCGTAGGGCAAGACGTGACGCCGAATTGGAGATCCAGAGACTTCGGGTCAGACTTACTGAGCTGGAGATGCGAGACAAAGAAAATCGCGAGAAGGTGACTGTCAAGCAAAAGGTAGTCCTGCAGCAAGATCCTCAACAAGAGAAGGAACATTCTATTCTCAAACTTCAGCTGGATGAAGAGAGGCATAAACGTGTCTTGCTTGAGAAAGAGCTGAATGCGTTGATCCAGCAGCAGGTTACCTTGGAGAAGATGGACGTGAAAGAAAGAATTGTTCGCACGGAGAAGGTTCAGGTTGAGAAGGATCCGGAGGCTGAGCATGAAATTGAGAACCTCAAGAGGACtctggaggaggagaaaagaagaaagagagacCTCGACCAAGAGTTGTTAACTGTCACTTCCAGGATGACTGAGATCGAATTTTCCAACACCAAGTCAAGTAAGGAGCTGGACTATGTCCGAGATGAAAGTAGTCGCCTGCTGCAGGAAAACCAAAGATTGCAGAATGAAATTCGCAAGCTTCGTTCTGAGATTGAGATCACCAGCAAAGAGACTCAGCGTATAACCGAGTCGTCACCGAGAGACGATGGAAAGAACCTGGAGTTAAGGCTTGACTCACTACAGAGAGAACTTGCAGAGCTCAGAGGCGTCACCATGAAAAAAGATGAGGAGATAGAGAGGCTACAAAAGAGTCTATCAGCTGTTAGGATGAAGAGAGAACAGAGAGAAAGCCATTTGAGAAGGTCCATCGTTGTTATTGACCCAGACACAGGTAAAGAAATGAGACCAGAGGAAGCCTTTAAGCTGGGGCTGATCGACTGGAAGATGTTTGTCAACCT